GCTATTTGCCATCAACGACCCGGCTGCGCCATACCGCCGCGCCGAGCAGCAACCATCCCAGCAGCAAACAGGTTCCGCCCAGCGGGGTAACAGGCCCCCACCACTTGGCTCCCGTCATGACCAGTGCATACAAAGAGCCAGAAAAGAGCGCCATACCAGCGATAAAAAAACCGGCCGCCCAGCTCAGTAATCGGGAGGCAATATGGGGCCAGGCGAGTGCGACGGCGAGCAAGGCAAAGGTATGGTAAAACTGGTATTCAACCGCCAATTCAAACACTGAAACCATCTCGGCACTCACCAGATTTTTAAGGCCATGGGCACCAAAAGCACCGAGGGCGACGGCGAGAAAGCCGGTCACAGATGCGAATAAAAACAAACCCCTATTCATTCATTTCTCCATAAATTCAAGGCAGGCTGAAGCAGCAGCCTTCAGGTTATCCGCTTCGGTAAGCCCTGACGACTTGCGTGGTGTCAGGCTGTGATCGCCATCGGCAATCCAGCAGAATTTCACGGCTGTTGGCACATCCCAGGCCGCAACCTGCGTCCTGGTGCCAAAGCTGTCGCGCTCACCCTGCACTATCAAAAGTGGCAGTTGGCAATTCGCCAAGGGCTCAAGGCGCACTGCTTTCCCCTTGGGCGGCAAAAAGGGGTAACCCAAACAAAGAATGCCTGCAATCTGCGCGACATCAAACTCAGCGCCCAGGATGGCAGCCATGCGCCCGCCCATGGATTTACCCATCAGAAACAATCGTTTTGGCCCGTAGGTCGTCTGAACCATGGCAATGGCTTCGCGAAAGCACTCGAGCAGCGCAGGGGCGCGGTTGGGAGGACGGCGCTTGCCGTCAAGCTTGCGCTGCTCCATATAGGGAAAGTTAAAACGCACCACAGCTACCCCCTGGCTGGCAAGCCTTGAAGCCATAGCCGCCATAAAGTCCGAGTCCATGTCGGCACCGGCGCCGTGGGCAAAGAGCACCATCACATCCCCGGGCTCGCCATCGAGCTTAAGCCAGGATGGCAGCGCTGTGTTTGTCTGGTTAAGGGCTTCAGGCGGGCAAGAGTTCACTGCGTGACTCCTCAGCAAACATGTCCAGCATCCATTCACGGAACGCCACTATTTTGCCAAGCTCGGCATGGTTTTGCTGGCATACCAGATAGTAGGCATCTTTACTCACCAACACTTCCTGAAAAGGCACTACCAAGCGACCGGCTTTGATGTCCGGGCGGGCCAGCACGCTGTACCCCAGCGCCACACCCTGACCATGGGCAGCGGCCTGTAATACCAATGACGAATGACTGAAAATCGGTCCCTGGTTCACGTTCACGTCGGTGACGCCACATTGGCGAAACCAGGCCTGCCAGTCGTGACGGCTCATGTCGTGCAGCAGGGTGTGATGCTTAAGATCTGCGGGCTTCTCAAGGGGCTTGGGGCCATTGAGAAGCATGGGGGAACACACGGGGATAAGTACTTCGTTACGCAGTTTATCGGCCCTGAGCCCTGGCCAACTGCCCTGCCCATAATAGATGGCCACATCCACGTCATCAGTGAGAGACCCCTCTTCGCTGTCCACCGCCTTGATACGCACGTCGATGTCGGGATTCTTCTCGCTGAATTTGGCAAGTCTTGGCACCAACCACTGAATCGCGAAACTGGGCGACATACTCACGGTCAACGAGCCAATGGCACTGCGGGCCAGCAAACGGTCGGTGGCGTCGGACAGTTGGGTAAAAATATCCTTGATGTCGAGAAAGTAGCTCTGCCCCTCTTCGGTGAGCAGCAAAGAACGGTTCTTTCGCCGAAATAATTTTAATCCCAGAAAGTCTTCCAGCGCCTTAATTTGATGGCTCACCGCCGCCTGGGTAACAAAGAGCTCTTCGGCGGCGCGGGTAAAACTCAGGTGCCGTGCAGCGGCCTCAAAGGCCTTTACGGCATTCAGCGGAGGAAGTCGTCTTGACATGGTGATCCCACTCTCATTTTTTAATTAGTTTTTCTAATCCGCATTGTTACATTTTATCGTTTGTTAATGAAAGGCTTTTTGCGTAAATTTTGCGCCAACAAACGAGATGGTCGGGCGGCTTTTAATCGGAGTAAGCATGCCTGACGAGTGACCCCGAATACGCAGAAAGATGAAGCGAAGGGGTGACCCAACTGATACGCCCGGAGGCGCTTACCATGATGAACCTGAAATCCGCTTTTGCCCTGATGCTGTTTGCTGCTTTTTGTGCAACCGCCAGTGCCAACCAAGAAACCACCACGCTGAGCGCTGATGCCATTGTCTTTGATACTGAAGCCCTGCATGAGTCCATCACCTCTGAGCTGACCCTGAGCATGGCCAAAATCCAGGACGAGCTGCGCGCCGATAACCAGGGCGCGACCCTGCTGCTGGCCAATCAGGAAGACGCCAAAAGCGACGCCACTGCGACCAAGGCCGAGTAACAAATCGCATTGATTGCCGGTTAACACGAACACACTGGTAAATAGAAAAAGCCGCAATAATGCGGCTTTTTTGTTGTCTGAATTTAGCCCCTGAACTGTGAAAGCCTGTCTTGCGGCGAACAGTCGGCTTGAGACCAGCAATCGGCTAGAGACCAGCAATCAGCTTGAGGCTGGCGGCATGTCGTTCGGGACACTGCTATTTTTATCGGTGCCCTTTGCGTAATGCCGCCTGAAGGTTCAGCGCCTGCTCAGGGACGATATACCTTCACGTTGCTGTAGCCCTGCTCTTGCAAATACAGAGCTTGCAGTTTACTCATCACGCCACGCTCGCAGTAAAGCAGGTAAGTTTTGTCTTTATCGAGCTCGGCAAACGCGGTGGCCAGCCTGAAGAAGGGGATCACCTTCACTTCAACGCCGTCCACATCCAGGGGTCTGGACTCTTCTTCTTCCGGCGCTCGGATGTCGATAATAACTTCATTTCCGGTCGCGCTGGAGACGGTTTCCGTTTCGGTCACTCGCTCACTGGTTGCAACGGCAATATCACGGATATCAATGACTTCGGCTTTCGCCAGCACGCGATCGAGCAAGTCTTCCGAGAACTTCTGCTCTTCGGCTTCCACCTTGGAGAGTACCGCTTTCACCGTAGGGCGCTGGGATATCACACCACAATACTCGGGCATGGACGCCGCAAAATCTTCAGTACCGATGCGACGGGCTTCGCGAATAATGTCAGGTTTATCCATGCTGATCAGTGGACGCAGGATCAAGAGATCGGTGCAGCGGTCAATCACATTCAGGTTGGTCAGGGTCTGACTCGACACCTGGCCCAGGCTCTCACCGGTAACGAGAGCCTGAATGCCCATGCGATCGGCCACACGGGTGGCGGCGCGCATCATCATACGCTTAAGAACCACACCCATCTGACCGTTTTCAATGCGCTCGAGGATTTCTGTTACCACTTCTTCGAAGGGCACAGAGACAAACTTCACCTTGTGCGACTCGCCGTAGGTCTTCCACAGGTGGTAGGCCACCTGTTTCACGCCAATTTCGTGCTGGGCACCACCAAGGTTGAAGAAGCAATAATGGGTACGGGAACCCTTTTTAATAAACTGGAAGCTGGCCACGCCCGAGTCAAAGCCGCCGGAAATCAATGACAGCACGTCTTCCTGAGCGGCAATGGGGAAGCCCCCCAAACCCTCGATGCGCTGGCTGACCATGTAAAGCTTGTCGCGGTCGATTTCAAGCTGAATGGTCACATCCGGGTTCTTCAGCTGCACGCCCTTGGCTTCGGTAAACTGGTTCAAACCACCGCCAACATAGCGCTCAACCTCGATGGAATTGAAGTCGTGTTGACCTGAACGCTTTACCCGCACACAAAAGGTTTTGTCTTTGAGCATGTCGCGATACACCGGCAGCGCGAGCTGATAGATATCATCCACGGTCTCAAAGTCGTACTCGGCTACCTGCAGTACATGATGAATACCCGGGATATGGGCCAGACGCTCGGCAAAAAGCGCTGTGAGTTCAGGCTTGTCCTTGGGTACCTTGACCATGATCTTGTCCCATTGGCGCTGTACCTTGGCATCCTCATCGATTTTTTTCAGCACGTTGCGGATGTTGGACTCGAGCATCTTGGTAAAACGCATTCTTACCGGTTTGCTCTTGATCATGATTTCGGGATACAGCTTAACGATAAACTTCATGGGACTTCCAAAAAACAGGCTTGCGCCGAGGGTTAAAGTTCAAACTAAAAGATAATCGCGGGAGTATATCAAAAAGCGGCCCCGAGGGGCAGAGGCAGCCATCACTGTCAGCTCAGTTGCACGCCTGGATAGAGTGAAAATGACGCCCGGCACCAACTCCCGCCATCAAATAGACACCTCAACGCCGGACACAAACACAAATAAAAAGCCCGGCGCAGTGGCCGGGCCTTGAGGGCGAAGGTTAATTACCGCTATCGGTGCCAACCTGTATTTCATCGGACTCTTTGGGTTTGCCCTGCTCAATGGCAATCTCCACCCGGCGGTTGCGGGCCCGATTTTCGGCTGATTCATTGGGTACCAACGGATTGTTGGACCCCATGCCCACCACCTTCATCCGGGATGGGTCAAAGCCTTTTACCTTTACCAGCTCGTGGGCAACCGACACAGCGCGCTTACTGGAGAGGTCCCAGTTTGAGCTGTAAAGCTCGTTGCTGATTTGCATGTCATCGGTGTAGCCCGACACGGTAATGATGCCGGGGACATCCTTTAACAATTCACCCACGGAGCGAATAACGGGTCTGAACCTGGGTTGCAGGAATCCCGAACCAGAGCCGAATGCGCCTTTCTCGCGGATACGAATAATGATTTGTTGGCCAAGAGATTCAATTTCAATGGCACCATCAACAATTTCCTCATTGAGCTGCTCAGCCATTTTCTTCACCTGCTGGTTGATAAGCTCTTGGGATGAAGAGGAATCGCTCTGGGTACTTTCAGCGGTTTCCTGTGCTGTCGATGAAGCTTCACCGCCGCGCTGCGAGCCCTGTTGTTGCTGCACGCCTCCGGCACTCTCGCTCTCCCCTTCCTGGAAATCGAGGATGGGTTCGGTCATCTCGTTGGTTTGCTGATTGATGATTTCAATGGGGGTGGGCTCGGGTTTGCCGGGACGAAACTCCAGAGCAATCACCGAGGTACCCTTGGGAATGTCTTTTACCTCAACCTTATTCTGCACCCCGAATGCATACTTCATGGAACCGGCTATCTGCTTGAATTTCATCACATCCATTTCGGAAAATGCCAGCAGCAGCACGAAAAAACACATCAAGAGCGACATCAGGTCGGCAAAAGTGGCAAGCCACAGAGGCGCTCCCGGTGGAGGACAGTTGCACTTGGCCTTGGCCATAGCGCTATTCTCCGTCCGTGGTATCTATCTTGCGGGATTTTTCCGCCAGATAGTTTTTCAGGAAGCCTTCAATTACCCTGGGGTTTTGACCGTCCTGAATCGCCAGCACCGCATCCATAATAAGGTTGCGGTTAAGCATTTCTTCACTCATACGCAGTGACAGCTTATCCGCAACCGGAATGGCAACCATGTTGGCCAACATGGCACCATAGAGGGTCGTTAACAGCGCCACCGCCATGGCGGGGCCAATGGACTTGGGGTCATCCATGTTGGAGAGCATGGCCACCAGACCAATCAGGGTACCAATCATGCCCATCGCCGGAGCCACATCACCAAAAGCCCTGAAGATGCCGATACCTGTTCTGTGGCGTTCTTCGGTGAGGGCAATGTCCTTTTCCAGGGCCTCACGCACCACATCGCCATCGTGGCCATCCACCAGCATATCGACTGCCTTTTGCATAAAGCTGTTGGAAATCTGTGCCTCTTCCAACGCCAGAAAGCCCCCTTTACGGGCTGCATCGGCCATGGCAACTGACTGCTCAATCAGCTCTTCGGGCTTGTCGATTTTGAACATAAACGCCTTGGCGGCAATCTTTACTGCTCCGAAAAATTGTTTGAGGTTGAATTTCATCATCACCACAAACAGAGAGCCACCAAATACGATAAATACGGAAGGAACATCCACGAAGATGGCCAGACCGCCGCCGGTCACCATCGCCATCAGCACAAAGGCAAAAGCGCCCAACAGACCAATGAGGGTTGCTAAATCCACAGATGCTCCTTAATTACGCAGTCATGAGAACCGAAGGCAAAGGAAACCAACGGCAAGCCAAAAATCCAGGGTCACTCTCAGGTATTATGTCAAAACCTATAACAAAGGACGGAGGTTAAAGACCCTGTCGCTATTCTCATTTATCGGACAGCGCTTCGGCAAGTTTAGCGCCAATTTATTTTTTCTAACAAAAATTCAGCAACAAAGCGTGCTCCAAGGCAAATATTCCCCCGCATAATTTGACCCTGTCAGCCTCGTGAGATACCTTGTGCACGCCGACACAGCAGGAAAAAATACCGTGGCCAAAAAACCGGAAAATTTGAGTTTTGAAGCATCTTTGGCAGAGCTGGAACGCATAGTCACTGAGTTGGAGCAGGGCGACGTCTCATTGGACGATGCGTTGAAACAATTCGAGCGGGGTATCGGGCTGGTGCGAGCCAGTCAGGCCAAGCTGGAACAAGCCCAACAAAAAGTGGCCATCCTGCTGAGCCAGGCCCCGGATGCACCACTCGACGACTTTTTACCCGAGGGAGAATAATGCTCAAACTTGCCCTCGCCGACTGCCAGACCCGGGTCGACGCTGTCCTTGCCGCACATATAGATGCATTGCCTCAAACCGCACCCGCGTTGAAGGCCGCCATGCGCCATGGTGCCCTGATTGGCGGTAAACGTATACGCCCCTTCCTTGTGTATGCCGTGGGTGAATTGCTCGGGGTGGATAAAGCCAAGCTGGACCGACTGGCAGCCGCCGTTGAATGTGTTCATGCCTATTCCCTTATCCATGATGATTTGCCCGCCATGGATGACGACAACCTGCGCCGTGGCAAGCCTACGGTGCATATTGCCTTCGATGAAGCCACGGCAATACTCGCCGGTGATGCATTGCAAACCCTGGCCTTTGAAATCATCAGCGAAGCCGATGCAGGCCTCGCCCCAAAAGCGCAGGTCGCCATGATTGCGGCGCTGGCAAAGGCGTCGGGATATCTGGGCATGTGTGGCGGACAGGCATTGGATCTTGCCGGTGAAGGTAAGAGCATCAGCCTCGACGAGCTGACCCGGCTGCACAACCTGAAAACCGGCGCCCTGATTCGTGCCGCCGTGGAGCTGGCGCT
This sequence is a window from Shewanella zhangzhouensis. Protein-coding genes within it:
- a CDS encoding transcriptional regulator GcvA — translated: MSRRLPPLNAVKAFEAAARHLSFTRAAEELFVTQAAVSHQIKALEDFLGLKLFRRKNRSLLLTEEGQSYFLDIKDIFTQLSDATDRLLARSAIGSLTVSMSPSFAIQWLVPRLAKFSEKNPDIDVRIKAVDSEEGSLTDDVDVAIYYGQGSWPGLRADKLRNEVLIPVCSPMLLNGPKPLEKPADLKHHTLLHDMSRHDWQAWFRQCGVTDVNVNQGPIFSHSSLVLQAAAHGQGVALGYSVLARPDIKAGRLVVPFQEVLVSKDAYYLVCQQNHAELGKIVAFREWMLDMFAEESRSELLPA
- the pomA gene encoding flagellar motor protein PomA, yielding MDLATLIGLLGAFAFVLMAMVTGGGLAIFVDVPSVFIVFGGSLFVVMMKFNLKQFFGAVKIAAKAFMFKIDKPEELIEQSVAMADAARKGGFLALEEAQISNSFMQKAVDMLVDGHDGDVVREALEKDIALTEERHRTGIGIFRAFGDVAPAMGMIGTLIGLVAMLSNMDDPKSIGPAMAVALLTTLYGAMLANMVAIPVADKLSLRMSEEMLNRNLIMDAVLAIQDGQNPRVIEGFLKNYLAEKSRKIDTTDGE
- a CDS encoding alpha/beta fold hydrolase, coding for MNSCPPEALNQTNTALPSWLKLDGEPGDVMVLFAHGAGADMDSDFMAAMASRLASQGVAVVRFNFPYMEQRKLDGKRRPPNRAPALLECFREAIAMVQTTYGPKRLFLMGKSMGGRMAAILGAEFDVAQIAGILCLGYPFLPPKGKAVRLEPLANCQLPLLIVQGERDSFGTRTQVAAWDVPTAVKFCWIADGDHSLTPRKSSGLTEADNLKAAASACLEFMEK
- the ispA gene encoding (2E,6E)-farnesyl diphosphate synthase, which translates into the protein MLKLALADCQTRVDAVLAAHIDALPQTAPALKAAMRHGALIGGKRIRPFLVYAVGELLGVDKAKLDRLAAAVECVHAYSLIHDDLPAMDDDNLRRGKPTVHIAFDEATAILAGDALQTLAFEIISEADAGLAPKAQVAMIAALAKASGYLGMCGGQALDLAGEGKSISLDELTRLHNLKTGALIRAAVELALIAADASDTDTTALRAYADAIGLAFQVQDDILDITATTEEIGKPQGSDLDANKSTYPKLLGLDGARQTADALVADALSALAKMPYNSQLLADFARYIVARRV
- the xseB gene encoding exodeoxyribonuclease VII small subunit, which translates into the protein MAKKPENLSFEASLAELERIVTELEQGDVSLDDALKQFERGIGLVRASQAKLEQAQQKVAILLSQAPDAPLDDFLPEGE
- a CDS encoding flagellar motor protein MotB; the protein is MAKAKCNCPPPGAPLWLATFADLMSLLMCFFVLLLAFSEMDVMKFKQIAGSMKYAFGVQNKVEVKDIPKGTSVIALEFRPGKPEPTPIEIINQQTNEMTEPILDFQEGESESAGGVQQQQGSQRGGEASSTAQETAESTQSDSSSSQELINQQVKKMAEQLNEEIVDGAIEIESLGQQIIIRIREKGAFGSGSGFLQPRFRPVIRSVGELLKDVPGIITVSGYTDDMQISNELYSSNWDLSSKRAVSVAHELVKVKGFDPSRMKVVGMGSNNPLVPNESAENRARNRRVEIAIEQGKPKESDEIQVGTDSGN
- a CDS encoding DUF423 domain-containing protein, yielding MNRGLFLFASVTGFLAVALGAFGAHGLKNLVSAEMVSVFELAVEYQFYHTFALLAVALAWPHIASRLLSWAAGFFIAGMALFSGSLYALVMTGAKWWGPVTPLGGTCLLLGWLLLGAAVWRSRVVDGK
- the thiI gene encoding tRNA uracil 4-sulfurtransferase ThiI; the encoded protein is MKFIVKLYPEIMIKSKPVRMRFTKMLESNIRNVLKKIDEDAKVQRQWDKIMVKVPKDKPELTALFAERLAHIPGIHHVLQVAEYDFETVDDIYQLALPVYRDMLKDKTFCVRVKRSGQHDFNSIEVERYVGGGLNQFTEAKGVQLKNPDVTIQLEIDRDKLYMVSQRIEGLGGFPIAAQEDVLSLISGGFDSGVASFQFIKKGSRTHYCFFNLGGAQHEIGVKQVAYHLWKTYGESHKVKFVSVPFEEVVTEILERIENGQMGVVLKRMMMRAATRVADRMGIQALVTGESLGQVSSQTLTNLNVIDRCTDLLILRPLISMDKPDIIREARRIGTEDFAASMPEYCGVISQRPTVKAVLSKVEAEEQKFSEDLLDRVLAKAEVIDIRDIAVATSERVTETETVSSATGNEVIIDIRAPEEEESRPLDVDGVEVKVIPFFRLATAFAELDKDKTYLLYCERGVMSKLQALYLQEQGYSNVKVYRP